A genomic segment from Diospyros lotus cultivar Yz01 chromosome 5, ASM1463336v1, whole genome shotgun sequence encodes:
- the LOC127802082 gene encoding cytokinin riboside 5'-monophosphate phosphoribohydrolase LOG5-like isoform X1: protein MEEGMRTSQTSRFRSVCVFCGSSTGKRDCYRDAAIELGQELVSRRLDLVYGGGSIGLMGLVSQAVDRGGGHVLGIIPRTLMSKTLTGKTVGEVKPVASMHQRKAEMARHSDCFIALPGGYGTLEELLEVISWAQLGIHEKPVGLLNVDGYYDYLLTFIDKAVDDGFIKPSQRHIFLSAPNAKELVQKLEGGVEQHQPQHQQKKVPFITGLQTPGINAL from the exons ATGGAGGAGGGGATGAGAACATCGCAGACGTCAAGGTTCAGGAGCGTCTGTGTTTTCTGCGGCAGCAGTACTGGCAAGAGAGACTGCTATAGAGACGCCGCCATTGAACTAGGCCAAGAATTG GTGTCCAGAAGATTGGATCTGGTGTACGGAGGAGGGAGCATTGGGTTGATGGGTTTGGTTTCTCAAGCCGTGGACCGTGGCGGGGGACATGTTCTTGG GATCATCCCCAGAACTCTGATGAGCAAAACG TTGACAGGCAAGACGGTCGGCGAGGTAAAGCCGGTGGCCAGCATGCACCAGAGGAAAGCCGAGATGGCCCGTCACTCCGATTGCTTTATTGCCTTGCCAG GTGGCTATGGAACTCTGGAAGAATTACTTGAGGTCATTTCTTGGGCTCAACTGGGCATCCACGAGAAGCCT GTGGGTTTGCTTAATGTTGATGGATACTACGACTACCTGTTGACTTTTATTGACAAAGCCGTGGATGATGGGTTCATCAAGCCCTCCCAGCGTCACATCTTTCTCTCTGCCCCAAACGCCAAAGAACTCGTTCAAAAGCTTGAG GGGGGCGTGGAGCAACACCAGCCACAGCACCAACAGAAGAAGGTGCCCTTCATCACCGGATTGCAGACTCCAGGGATTAATGCTctgtaa
- the LOC127802082 gene encoding cytokinin riboside 5'-monophosphate phosphoribohydrolase LOG5-like isoform X2 yields the protein MEEGMRTSQTSRFRSVCVFCGSSTGKRDCYRDAAIELGQELVSRRLDLVYGGGSIGLMGLVSQAVDRGGGHVLGIIPRTLMSKTLTGKTVGEVKPVASMHQRKAEMARHSDCFIALPGGYGTLEELLEVISWAQLGIHEKPVGLLNVDGYYDYLLTFIDKAVDDGFIKPSQRHIFLSAPNAKELVQKLEEYVPVHDEIMANL from the exons ATGGAGGAGGGGATGAGAACATCGCAGACGTCAAGGTTCAGGAGCGTCTGTGTTTTCTGCGGCAGCAGTACTGGCAAGAGAGACTGCTATAGAGACGCCGCCATTGAACTAGGCCAAGAATTG GTGTCCAGAAGATTGGATCTGGTGTACGGAGGAGGGAGCATTGGGTTGATGGGTTTGGTTTCTCAAGCCGTGGACCGTGGCGGGGGACATGTTCTTGG GATCATCCCCAGAACTCTGATGAGCAAAACG TTGACAGGCAAGACGGTCGGCGAGGTAAAGCCGGTGGCCAGCATGCACCAGAGGAAAGCCGAGATGGCCCGTCACTCCGATTGCTTTATTGCCTTGCCAG GTGGCTATGGAACTCTGGAAGAATTACTTGAGGTCATTTCTTGGGCTCAACTGGGCATCCACGAGAAGCCT GTGGGTTTGCTTAATGTTGATGGATACTACGACTACCTGTTGACTTTTATTGACAAAGCCGTGGATGATGGGTTCATCAAGCCCTCCCAGCGTCACATCTTTCTCTCTGCCCCAAACGCCAAAGAACTCGTTCAAAAGCTTGAG GAGTACGTGCCTGTGCATGATGAAATCATGGCTAATTTATAG